CTGGAACAAGACGCCCGTCTGGCGGCGGTAACGGTAGAGTTCCTCTTCGTTGAACTCGGCGAGGCTTTTCCCGTCCACCAGTATTCGGCCGTGGGGCGTGGGCTTGAGAGCCACCAGGTGGCGAAGCAGCGTGCTCTTTCCGCAGCCGCTCACTCCCATGATCACAGTCACCCGGTGCCGCGGAATCGTGAAGGAAATGTCCTGGAGAACCCGGCGCGAACCGTACTGACTCTGGAGGCCGACCACTTCGATGGCTGGGTCGTCGCCGGTAGCATGTACGCACTCCGTCTTTTCCATGGGGTTCAAGCCTCTTCAGCGACTTCCAGCACCTGGTCGAGCCGGGCCAGCTGGATCATGCGGCGTGCGCCTTCGTTTAATCCGCGAAGGCGCACTTTACCACCCTTTCGAAGGGCGTTTCGGTGAAGTTCAACCAACAGGGCCACGCCCGCCGTATCCATTCGTTCCAACCGGGAAAGATCCACATCCAGGGATCCGGCGGGGTTCCGCTTGAGGGCCTTCAGGACCCGCCGTCGCGCTTCCGGCACCGTTTCCTTGTCGAGTCTCCCCTCAAAGGCAACCACGGGGCCTCGTTCCTTGATCCATTTCATGGACACGCTCAACGCGATTCTCCCTGCCGCAGTCGCTTCTGTTCCGCCCGGCCCGCAGGCTCAATACCCGCACCCGCCGAGTTCCTTATGTGCCACACAATCGACCGTCTGTCAAAAGGTAGCTCTCCATTGCTTGACCCCCGGGACGGCAAAAGAATATACTCGCCTCTCACGTAGTCGCAAAGGAATATCCTTTTCACCAAGACCTACGGCAAGGAGACCCCATGGACCATAGCCGGCCTGAACCGACCGTTTTGCAAGCCATTCGCGAGCGCCGAAGCGTCCGCCATTTTCTGGATGCTCCCGTCGATCGCGACCTCATCCGGGAAGTGCTTCAGGCCGCCTGCTGGGCCCCGTCGGGCCTGAACAACCAGCCCTGGCGGTTCGCCGTGGTACGGGACCCGGAACTCAAGGAAAAGATCGCCGGGCTGACTCGATATTCGGAAACGATGCGACAGGCGGCCGTGCTGATTCCCGTTTTCCTGGACCACGAGACGTCTTACGACTACGTGAAGGACTGTCAGGCCGTGGGAGCCGCCATTCAGAACATGCTGCTCGCCATCCATGCCCGGGGTCTGGGAGCCGTCTGGATCGGCGAGATTTTGAAGAACAAGGACAAGGTGCGGGATGCACTGGAACTTCCCGAACGACTCGAACTGATGGCAGTGGTGGCGGTCGGCCATCCCGCCCACCGCAAGCAGTCGTCTCACCGCCGGCCCTTGGAAGAGGTCGTGGTGCTGGAACGCTGAAGGTCGGCCTCACGCTGAAATTCAAAACCTTGCGCTGCTATCGGGGGATCTCCGTGATCGTTGAACGACTCGTCGTAGGAATGCTTCAAACCAATTGCTACATCGTGGGCGACCCCGAAACCCGGCAGGCCGCGATCATCGACCCCGGGGGGGATGCGGACCGCATACTCGCACGCGTTCAGACCCTGAAGCTGGAACCTGTGGCCGTGCTTCTCACCCACGGGCACTTCGACCATGTCCTGGACGCTTGGACCATAAAGGAACGCACGGGAAGCCGAGTGTTCCTGAACCGGAAGGACGAACCGCTCCTCACGGACAGCAAGCTGGGACTGGGCACCCTCTTCGGTTCCTTGATCCGAACCCCCAAGGGGGAAGTGGATCATTTCCTGGAAGAGGGCGACCGGATCACTTTCGGCTCCATTGTCCTCGAAGTGCTTGAAACCCCCGGGCACACCCCAGGGCACGTTTCCTTCCTCGCAGCGGACGCAAACATCGTTTTTGTGGGCGACACGCTTTTCGCCGGATCCATCGGCCGCACCGATTTCCCCGGAGGCTCTTATCCGCAGCTGATCCGGTCGGTAGAGGAAAAGATTTTCCCGCTTCCCGGTCAAACCCTGGTTTGTCCTGGCCACGGCCCGGAAACCACTGTGGAACAGGAGCGACGGACGAATCCGTTTTTCAGATAGATGCCCGGCGCATTCACCGGCCTTTGCGAAAACACGCGAATTAAGGAGTCGACCGATGGGAAAGGGCTTGTACACAGGATGGAAGACCTCGATCGCCGTGGTGTTGATCGCCGCCCTGCTTTCGTCCTGCGCCGGCTGGTGGTTCGGAGGCGGCTCGGCGGGCGAAGCTTCCGGCACAGGGGCGTCGAAATCGCAGGTCAGCCCCAGGTTTTACGATTTTGCGGACATTCCGGTACCCCAGGAGCTTTCCCTGGTGCCGAAGATGTCCCAAGTCTTTCAAAGCGGGCATCTGAAAGCGGGCCTGCT
This is a stretch of genomic DNA from Desulfoglaeba alkanexedens ALDC. It encodes these proteins:
- a CDS encoding nitroreductase family protein, with protein sequence MDHSRPEPTVLQAIRERRSVRHFLDAPVDRDLIREVLQAACWAPSGLNNQPWRFAVVRDPELKEKIAGLTRYSETMRQAAVLIPVFLDHETSYDYVKDCQAVGAAIQNMLLAIHARGLGAVWIGEILKNKDKVRDALELPERLELMAVVAVGHPAHRKQSSHRRPLEEVVVLER
- a CDS encoding MBL fold metallo-hydrolase, with the translated sequence MIVERLVVGMLQTNCYIVGDPETRQAAIIDPGGDADRILARVQTLKLEPVAVLLTHGHFDHVLDAWTIKERTGSRVFLNRKDEPLLTDSKLGLGTLFGSLIRTPKGEVDHFLEEGDRITFGSIVLEVLETPGHTPGHVSFLAADANIVFVGDTLFAGSIGRTDFPGGSYPQLIRSVEEKIFPLPGQTLVCPGHGPETTVEQERRTNPFFR
- a CDS encoding STAS domain-containing protein — translated: MKWIKERGPVVAFEGRLDKETVPEARRRVLKALKRNPAGSLDVDLSRLERMDTAGVALLVELHRNALRKGGKVRLRGLNEGARRMIQLARLDQVLEVAEEA